The following coding sequences are from one Myxococcus guangdongensis window:
- a CDS encoding alkene reductase, whose product MPTLFDPTHAGDLRLANRIVMAPLTRNRSPGAIPPDLAVTYYAQRATAGLLISEATAISHQAQGYADVPGLYAPEQLSAWKKVTQAVHEAGGRIVTQLWHVGRVSHTELQPGNGAPVAPSAVVAKTRTVLFRDGVPTFEPTSVPRALELTELPGIVQDYVRAARAAVEVAGFDGVEIHGANGYLLDQFLKTGSNERTDEYGGSIENRARLLLEVTRAVIDAVGAGRTGIRLSPVTNANDAFDANPQPLFEHVVRELAKLGLAYIHIIEGATGGPRELEDRPFDYVALKKAYRDAGGKGAWMVNNGYDGELARKAVEEGADLVSFGRPYISNPDLVRRLRENAPLAQLDKKTLYGGGAKGYTDYPTL is encoded by the coding sequence ATGCCGACCCTCTTCGACCCGACGCACGCAGGTGACCTGCGACTCGCCAACCGCATCGTGATGGCGCCGCTGACGCGCAACCGCTCGCCTGGCGCCATCCCTCCGGACCTCGCCGTCACCTATTACGCCCAGCGCGCCACCGCGGGCCTGCTCATCAGCGAGGCCACCGCCATCAGCCACCAGGCCCAGGGCTATGCCGACGTCCCGGGGCTCTACGCTCCTGAGCAGCTGTCCGCGTGGAAGAAGGTCACCCAGGCGGTGCACGAGGCGGGAGGACGCATCGTCACGCAATTGTGGCACGTGGGGCGCGTGTCGCACACGGAGCTGCAGCCGGGCAACGGGGCGCCCGTGGCTCCCTCGGCCGTCGTCGCGAAGACGCGGACGGTGCTCTTCCGGGACGGGGTCCCCACGTTCGAGCCCACGTCGGTGCCTCGCGCGCTGGAGCTGACGGAGCTGCCCGGCATCGTGCAGGACTATGTCCGCGCCGCGCGCGCCGCGGTGGAGGTGGCGGGCTTCGATGGCGTGGAGATTCACGGCGCCAACGGCTACCTGCTGGACCAGTTCCTCAAGACGGGCTCCAACGAGCGCACGGACGAGTACGGCGGGAGCATCGAGAACCGCGCCCGGCTGCTCTTGGAGGTCACCCGCGCGGTGATTGACGCCGTGGGCGCGGGGCGCACCGGCATCCGCCTGTCGCCCGTCACCAACGCCAATGACGCGTTCGACGCGAACCCGCAGCCGCTGTTCGAGCACGTGGTGCGCGAGCTGGCGAAGCTGGGCCTCGCGTACATCCACATCATCGAGGGCGCCACCGGAGGCCCGCGTGAGCTGGAGGACCGCCCGTTCGATTACGTCGCGCTGAAGAAGGCGTACCGCGACGCGGGCGGCAAGGGCGCGTGGATGGTGAACAACGGCTACGACGGGGAGTTGGCGCGCAAGGCGGTGGAGGAGGGCGCGGACCTGGTCTCCTTCGGTCGGCCGTACATCTCCAATCCGGACCTGGTGCGCCGCCTGCGCGAGAACGCGCCCCTGGCCCAGCTGGACAAGAAGACGCTCTATGGCGGCGGCGCCAAGGGCTACACCGACTATCCCACCCTCTGA